The Fibrobacter sp. UBA4297 genome includes a window with the following:
- a CDS encoding peptidase M23 gives MIIAAYTNGWFHKLVDMLPLPGNEEPAPPVVEDWIAGCTSYDGTPFELKNDYAQCSWIVTDSLELPNTFLRYVKNLANDGAKIHWVASKKDFGDALLVVLEDSTRNVFLHMMREDSSKVWISSKTGCLFPGPCPHVPLGWSALAIVDNFDFEGLEQLLSADLFKGLGEAPIYPVLPGIVLEAGRDSLGMFVELNHGNGITSRMFGIGYWKMAPVVGKTLSVKDAVGRLSPQDSSSFFLTVRQNGLFVRWKDFYKATHPVDSAQIAIFKKNLPF, from the coding sequence TTGATTATTGCCGCCTATACAAATGGCTGGTTCCACAAGTTGGTGGATATGCTCCCGCTCCCTGGTAACGAAGAGCCTGCACCTCCAGTTGTTGAAGACTGGATTGCTGGTTGCACGTCGTATGACGGAACTCCGTTTGAACTGAAGAACGATTATGCCCAGTGTTCATGGATTGTGACGGATTCGCTTGAACTTCCGAATACGTTCTTGCGCTATGTGAAAAATTTGGCAAACGATGGGGCTAAAATTCATTGGGTGGCCTCCAAGAAGGACTTTGGCGATGCGCTTCTTGTCGTGCTTGAAGATTCGACGCGCAATGTCTTTTTGCACATGATGCGCGAGGATTCCTCGAAGGTCTGGATTTCGAGCAAGACGGGCTGCCTTTTCCCGGGACCGTGTCCGCATGTCCCACTGGGATGGTCGGCGCTTGCGATTGTAGACAACTTTGACTTTGAAGGTTTGGAGCAATTGCTTTCGGCCGATTTGTTCAAGGGACTTGGCGAAGCCCCGATTTATCCGGTGCTTCCGGGGATTGTGCTTGAAGCTGGACGCGATTCCTTGGGCATGTTTGTTGAACTTAACCACGGAAACGGCATAACGTCGCGCATGTTTGGCATCGGTTACTGGAAAATGGCGCCTGTAGTCGGCAAGACGCTCAGCGTGAAAGACGCCGTCGGCCGCCTTTCGCCGCAGGACAGTTCCTCTTTCTTCTTGACAGTTCGCCAGAATGGATTGTTCGTGCGCTGGAAAGATTTCTATAAGGCAACACACCCGGTGGATTCTGCTCAAATTGCTATATTCAAAAAGAATTTGCCATTTTGA
- a CDS encoding fibro-slime domain-containing protein: MNRNKRNLALIVPIMACLAACSESDPAPVDFDGAQYRTDCPTDGSRPLAKEGASAENSVLNLDVVIRDFQQNHSDFENFSEEAVEHLDDIYNYGSATGAAMKAFGFDEEWYSAAAYHNTCGNMYAFEKFGAGAQIGVDGLPMQANPFLPSYLQQVSAGPVLEYGECYETVDALSGLKILRGYKNALDNVNGLKCPGGKNNWANPVVYTPGMVNPYLLFKNTSNDGTIDMYDVAVQKLNERCDNKNFDQWFADVPSVNKRVNMILDLVRSSDENNDFVYNYNSSNGGFFPLDSVNPVNREWVSAKPCIETIQLTGSCEVFEPQSLSIFCPPYRYQYAQTQQDLYGQSTAKLCADWLNAGGPRAVNSEGTGHSAALQATIKNGTLGLQHLRNYGFTMEGYTTFQYKSSNQLPVPEELKFISSGDLWVFVDGVLVIDLGGTHLPAPGSVSIQTLAKNNHGCHVGEPLAMYTNCDGASDATGWADDSWHHLHFFVANRQTEISDFSMSLPSSFSIYAAPSRYGMPMVRKVTTLVDEAGFALNSLYVNTELADSTVAKMNSSQVPSFVVLRGDNVYGFYVSRISGATNKGEEGTMYQFEGVLKDVDGNVVEGGILHGDRIAFNVPYSMTLDEEGNGGNYPAGKWAQLMFWAKLMDFYIASSSGNRVEGFTEPEKFGEIGVNCAY, from the coding sequence ATGAATAGAAATAAAAGAAATTTGGCTTTAATTGTGCCGATTATGGCATGTTTGGCAGCTTGCTCTGAAAGTGACCCTGCTCCTGTTGATTTTGATGGCGCTCAATATAGGACGGACTGTCCTACGGATGGGTCTAGACCTCTTGCGAAAGAGGGGGCTAGCGCCGAAAATTCTGTGCTTAATTTAGATGTCGTTATACGCGATTTTCAGCAGAACCATTCGGATTTTGAAAACTTCTCGGAAGAAGCGGTTGAGCATCTGGATGATATCTATAACTATGGGTCTGCGACCGGTGCTGCCATGAAAGCTTTTGGCTTTGATGAAGAATGGTATTCGGCTGCGGCTTACCACAATACATGCGGTAACATGTACGCTTTCGAAAAATTCGGGGCGGGGGCTCAAATTGGCGTTGATGGCTTGCCAATGCAGGCGAATCCTTTTTTGCCATCGTATTTGCAACAGGTTTCTGCGGGGCCGGTCCTAGAATACGGGGAATGTTATGAGACTGTGGACGCTCTATCTGGGCTTAAGATTTTGCGCGGCTACAAAAATGCTCTTGATAACGTGAATGGTTTAAAGTGTCCTGGCGGTAAAAATAACTGGGCGAATCCGGTTGTTTATACACCGGGCATGGTGAATCCTTATTTGCTGTTTAAGAATACAAGCAATGATGGGACCATTGATATGTATGATGTTGCCGTTCAAAAGCTGAACGAACGTTGCGACAATAAGAACTTTGACCAGTGGTTTGCCGATGTTCCTTCTGTAAACAAACGCGTCAATATGATCCTTGATCTTGTGAGGTCCTCTGATGAAAATAATGATTTTGTTTACAATTATAATTCCAGTAATGGCGGATTCTTCCCGCTTGATAGCGTGAACCCGGTGAATCGGGAATGGGTGAGTGCAAAACCTTGTATTGAAACTATCCAGCTGACGGGTTCTTGTGAAGTTTTTGAGCCTCAGTCGCTCTCTATTTTCTGCCCGCCTTACAGGTATCAGTATGCTCAAACTCAGCAGGATTTGTACGGCCAGAGTACCGCTAAGCTTTGCGCAGACTGGCTGAATGCGGGTGGCCCGCGTGCTGTAAATTCTGAAGGGACCGGACATAGTGCGGCTTTACAGGCGACAATAAAGAATGGAACTCTTGGCTTGCAGCACTTGCGCAATTATGGCTTTACTATGGAAGGTTACACGACTTTCCAGTATAAGTCATCAAACCAGTTGCCGGTACCAGAAGAACTGAAGTTTATTAGTAGTGGTGACTTGTGGGTGTTTGTCGATGGTGTTCTGGTGATTGACTTGGGCGGTACGCACTTGCCTGCTCCAGGTAGCGTGAGTATTCAGACTCTTGCAAAGAATAATCATGGTTGCCATGTTGGAGAGCCTTTGGCTATGTATACGAATTGTGATGGGGCGTCTGATGCTACGGGATGGGCTGATGATTCTTGGCATCATTTGCATTTCTTTGTGGCAAACCGCCAGACCGAAATCTCTGATTTCTCGATGTCGCTGCCATCGTCCTTTAGCATTTATGCCGCACCTTCCCGCTATGGCATGCCGATGGTACGTAAGGTTACGACATTGGTAGATGAAGCTGGTTTTGCTCTTAATAGCTTGTATGTAAATACGGAATTGGCGGATTCCACAGTTGCTAAGATGAACAGCTCTCAAGTGCCTTCGTTCGTTGTATTACGTGGTGACAATGTTTACGGATTCTATGTGTCCCGAATTTCTGGGGCGACAAACAAGGGTGAAGAAGGGACTATGTACCAGTTTGAAGGCGTTTTGAAGGATGTTGATGGTAATGTTGTCGAAGGCGGGATTTTGCATGGCGACCGTATTGCCTTTAACGTTCCGTATAGCATGACGCTTGATGAAGAAGGTAATGGTGGAAATTACCCCGCAGGTAAGTGGGCGCAGTTGATGTTCTGGGCTAAGCTTATGGATTTCTATATCGCTTCAAGTTCTGGTAACCGTGTGGAAGGTTTTACCGAACCGGAAAAGTTTGGTGAGATCGGTGTGAACTGCGCTTATTGA
- a CDS encoding NUDIX domain-containing protein has translation MIEYSFAAEIAEEDKPVILESKIYKQWLEASEKKFNITKVHFASVDYFSKRHEPLFIKLNATAFLPDGKPVHGIVLVRGHAVGVLVVLHCEGKRYLLLVRQPRFAISETASLEIPAGILDWSGDFRKVALSELEEEAQIKAKDSELIDLMDFWYKGKSDGFAGSCGLLDERIRLYAIERSVTREELEAMDGKNQTYTDENEWIRTEVLPYEEAAHQFIDGKNFIALFLYERWLEAQKVYY, from the coding sequence ATGATTGAATATTCCTTTGCTGCTGAAATTGCCGAAGAAGATAAGCCCGTTATTCTTGAAAGTAAAATTTATAAACAATGGCTTGAAGCTTCTGAGAAAAAGTTCAATATTACGAAGGTGCATTTTGCTTCGGTCGATTACTTTAGCAAACGTCATGAGCCGCTGTTCATCAAGCTGAATGCGACGGCTTTTTTGCCAGACGGTAAGCCTGTGCACGGAATTGTGCTTGTGCGAGGCCATGCCGTGGGCGTGCTTGTCGTGCTTCATTGCGAAGGCAAACGCTATTTACTCTTGGTGCGCCAGCCGCGATTTGCTATTTCGGAAACGGCTTCGCTTGAAATTCCGGCAGGGATTCTCGACTGGTCGGGCGATTTCCGCAAGGTGGCGCTTTCGGAACTTGAAGAAGAGGCTCAAATCAAGGCGAAGGATTCCGAACTTATTGATTTGATGGACTTCTGGTACAAGGGTAAAAGCGATGGCTTTGCCGGAAGTTGCGGGCTTTTGGACGAACGCATCCGCCTTTATGCGATTGAACGTAGCGTGACGCGCGAAGAACTCGAAGCGATGGACGGCAAGAATCAGACCTATACCGACGAGAACGAATGGATTCGCACGGAAGTCTTGCCTTACGAAGAAGCGGCTCACCAGTTTATCGATGGAAAGAACTTTATTGCTTTGTTCCTGTACGAACGCTGGCTCGAAGCGCAGAAAGTGTATTACTAG
- the infB gene encoding translation initiation factor IF-2, whose amino-acid sequence MKPKDWADAHGLKVDVVMKLLRDAGVAVRTHMSKLDMADFAKIEDAAAAEKQKQDARNKNLKRPATSESDSSASAPAKKKETSVATNRLGLKVSLKKGPGPRKEAPKPAAKQDVKPSVAKTAAPAAVKPAAPAPAQVAPKPAAPAPAQVAPAAPAPKPAAPAPAPAAAPAAPAVKPAAPAQAPAPQAKPAAPAPAQAAPKPAAPAPAAKPAAPAVKPAAPQPTMMSATTELKQPPMKAQVFKPDAAILARIEKSRQQAQAARNNHRPNGGNRNGGNGQGYTGTFGRLSNNGNGGNDNRNNNNNNRRPNGGNASSSSRGYTGRNGGFSSGSMQEAFNASNNNNQSLGQNNQNGKGNGKGQNGRHANDKNRRSNTKDRQEMQREQQQEAVRQNVSRVMASLSKNPVKKVYHKDHSENNTGEEKKILKTSDFITVGELAGLMDQMPARVIAKCMEMGMMVTINARLDFETIQILADEFGYEAQLMEEYEEEALGIEEESQENLQPRHPVVTVMGHVDHGKTSLLDWIRKTHVVSGESGGITQHIGAYEVTTKQGKVTFLDTPGHEAFSAMRARGSQVTDVIVLVVAADSMVMPQTVECIELAKRENVPMVVAITKMDLPTANPDKIRAQLAERGVEVEQWGGQTSCIEVSARTGQGMDVLLETLALEAEILELKANPDTHARGAVVESKLDVGKGSMATILVQNGTLHVGDPFVCGIYAGRVRAMFNERGEQMKEAPPSAPCQVLGFDGTPQAGDELVVVEDEKTAREIASKRRMAARERDLRARKTVSLENSFNAKKEGTLSELNLIVKADVGGSAEALAASLEKLTNKEVRVNIIRKGVGTITESDILFATTAQAIIISFHLMPSLAVREMAQKEGIEIRNYRVIYDCIEDIKNAVEGLLKPIMREELVGEAEIRQVFKVPKVGLIAGCMVTDGEVDRTSHVRVYRNGIELGTTVVQSLKRMKDDVKSVARGFECGIGLKGYDDIKEGDSLIFFKEVKVARTLEDVAREEAEEKAKKAAEEAAAAKESN is encoded by the coding sequence ATGAAACCTAAGGATTGGGCAGATGCTCATGGATTGAAGGTTGATGTGGTGATGAAGCTGCTTCGCGATGCAGGCGTTGCAGTTCGTACCCATATGTCCAAATTGGATATGGCAGACTTTGCTAAAATCGAGGATGCTGCCGCTGCCGAAAAACAGAAGCAGGATGCCCGCAACAAGAATCTCAAGAGGCCCGCTACTTCTGAATCTGATTCTTCCGCTTCCGCTCCTGCAAAGAAGAAGGAAACGTCGGTTGCGACGAACAGACTTGGCTTGAAGGTGAGCCTCAAGAAAGGCCCGGGTCCCCGCAAGGAGGCTCCGAAGCCTGCCGCTAAACAGGATGTGAAGCCTTCGGTTGCAAAAACTGCAGCTCCGGCCGCCGTAAAACCGGCCGCCCCGGCCCCGGCACAAGTTGCACCGAAGCCAGCCGCACCTGCTCCGGCTCAAGTGGCTCCTGCCGCTCCGGCCCCGAAGCCGGCAGCACCTGCTCCCGCACCGGCCGCAGCACCTGCTGCTCCGGCTGTTAAGCCCGCTGCTCCCGCACAGGCCCCGGCACCTCAGGCAAAGCCTGCCGCCCCGGCGCCTGCACAAGCTGCTCCGAAGCCCGCTGCTCCTGCTCCGGCTGCAAAGCCTGCCGCTCCGGCAGTGAAGCCCGCAGCTCCGCAGCCGACGATGATGTCTGCTACGACGGAACTCAAGCAGCCGCCGATGAAGGCACAGGTCTTCAAGCCCGATGCCGCAATCCTTGCACGTATCGAAAAGTCCCGCCAGCAGGCTCAGGCCGCTCGCAACAACCACCGTCCGAATGGTGGAAACCGCAATGGCGGCAATGGCCAGGGTTACACGGGTACGTTTGGCCGTCTCTCGAACAACGGCAATGGCGGTAACGATAACCGCAACAATAACAACAATAATCGTCGCCCGAACGGCGGTAACGCTAGCAGCAGTAGCCGCGGCTATACCGGTCGTAACGGTGGATTCTCCAGCGGTTCCATGCAGGAAGCCTTCAACGCTTCCAACAACAATAACCAGTCTCTCGGTCAGAACAACCAGAACGGTAAGGGCAATGGCAAGGGCCAGAACGGTCGCCATGCCAATGACAAGAACCGCCGCAGCAATACTAAAGACCGCCAGGAAATGCAGAGGGAACAGCAGCAGGAAGCCGTTCGTCAGAATGTCTCCCGCGTGATGGCCTCGCTTTCCAAGAACCCGGTCAAGAAAGTTTATCACAAGGATCACTCCGAAAACAATACGGGTGAAGAAAAGAAGATTCTCAAGACTTCGGACTTCATTACCGTGGGCGAACTCGCAGGCCTCATGGACCAGATGCCGGCACGCGTCATTGCAAAGTGCATGGAAATGGGCATGATGGTGACCATCAACGCTCGCCTTGATTTCGAAACGATCCAGATTTTGGCTGATGAATTCGGTTACGAAGCTCAGCTGATGGAAGAATACGAAGAAGAAGCTCTCGGCATCGAGGAAGAATCCCAGGAAAATCTCCAGCCGCGTCATCCGGTGGTTACCGTCATGGGCCACGTTGACCATGGTAAGACCTCTCTCCTCGACTGGATTCGTAAGACTCACGTGGTGTCCGGCGAATCGGGTGGCATTACGCAGCACATCGGTGCATACGAAGTCACCACCAAGCAGGGCAAGGTTACCTTCCTCGATACTCCGGGTCACGAAGCCTTCAGTGCTATGCGTGCTCGTGGTTCCCAGGTGACTGACGTTATCGTTCTCGTCGTGGCTGCTGACTCCATGGTGATGCCGCAGACGGTTGAATGTATTGAACTTGCCAAGCGCGAAAATGTGCCGATGGTCGTCGCCATTACGAAGATGGACCTTCCGACCGCAAACCCGGACAAGATTCGCGCCCAGCTCGCAGAACGCGGTGTGGAAGTCGAACAGTGGGGTGGTCAGACCAGCTGTATCGAAGTTTCTGCACGTACGGGTCAGGGCATGGATGTCCTCCTCGAAACGCTCGCTCTCGAAGCTGAAATTCTTGAACTTAAGGCTAATCCGGATACGCACGCCCGTGGCGCTGTCGTTGAATCCAAGCTCGACGTGGGTAAGGGTTCCATGGCTACGATCCTCGTGCAGAACGGTACGCTCCATGTGGGTGACCCGTTTGTTTGCGGTATCTACGCTGGCCGTGTCCGTGCCATGTTTAACGAACGCGGTGAACAGATGAAGGAAGCTCCTCCGTCTGCTCCGTGCCAGGTGCTCGGCTTTGACGGTACTCCGCAGGCTGGTGACGAACTTGTCGTGGTGGAAGACGAAAAGACCGCACGTGAAATTGCTTCCAAGCGCCGTATGGCCGCTCGTGAACGCGATCTCCGCGCCCGTAAGACGGTCTCTCTCGAAAACTCCTTCAATGCAAAGAAGGAAGGTACGCTCTCCGAACTCAACCTCATCGTCAAGGCCGACGTGGGTGGTTCTGCAGAAGCTTTGGCCGCTTCCCTCGAAAAGCTTACCAACAAGGAAGTCCGCGTCAACATCATCCGCAAGGGTGTGGGTACGATTACGGAATCCGATATCCTGTTTGCAACGACCGCACAGGCAATCATTATTTCCTTCCACTTGATGCCGTCTCTCGCTGTCCGCGAAATGGCCCAGAAGGAAGGCATCGAAATCCGCAACTACCGCGTGATTTACGACTGCATTGAAGATATCAAGAACGCTGTGGAAGGCCTCCTCAAGCCGATCATGCGCGAAGAACTCGTTGGCGAAGCCGAAATCCGCCAGGTGTTCAAGGTCCCGAAGGTTGGTCTCATCGCTGGCTGTATGGTTACCGACGGCGAAGTCGACCGCACGAGCCATGTCCGCGTTTACCGCAACGGTATCGAACTCGGTACGACCGTGGTCCAGTCCTTGAAGCGCATGAAGGACGACGTCAAGTCTGTTGCTCGTGGCTTTGAATGCGGTATCGGCCTCAAGGGTTACGACGATATCAAGGAAGGCGATAGCCTCATCTTCTTCAAGGAAGTCAAGGTCGCCCGTACGTTGGAAGACGTTGCCCGCGAAGA
- the rimP gene encoding ribosome maturation factor RimP, whose product MVAQEKLNSLIADACKSASVTLVEADVFRAGKRKTLRIFIDKPEGVTIDDCTNVSHFLSDALDLDPELIEGAYTLEVSSPGIDRPLKSMADFERNKGRLLRVTRSTGKPVTGELLNADEENLTLKLKGNAGEIVIPRSEVLSAKVEVEIK is encoded by the coding sequence TTGGTCGCCCAAGAAAAACTGAATTCTCTCATTGCCGATGCATGCAAGTCCGCATCTGTTACGCTTGTGGAAGCCGATGTGTTCCGTGCTGGCAAACGCAAGACATTGCGAATCTTTATCGACAAGCCCGAAGGTGTTACTATCGATGACTGCACGAACGTGAGTCATTTCCTTTCGGATGCGCTGGACCTGGATCCCGAGTTGATCGAGGGCGCTTATACGCTTGAAGTTTCTTCTCCGGGAATAGACCGCCCCCTCAAGTCTATGGCGGATTTTGAACGCAACAAGGGGCGCTTGCTCCGTGTGACCCGCTCGACGGGCAAGCCAGTGACTGGTGAACTTTTGAATGCCGACGAAGAAAATCTGACGCTCAAGCTCAAGGGCAATGCCGGCGAAATCGTCATACCGCGGTCCGAAGTGCTTTCGGCCAAGGTCGAAGTAGAAATTAAATAG
- the nusA gene encoding transcription termination factor NusA yields the protein MKNEPKVNLLDVLKEVVEDKSVDDSVILDALKKALISAARKYLHIEKKINVDIDMETNEVHVFLNVEVVDDYPDYDPNMTADEVAEMDEGYMLVDEARDFNEDAQAGDSLYMELPTSSFGRQAIQTAKQLLTQHIRSAECQRIMDIYRSRIGTIINGTVLRLEQRNVIVDLGNKIEAELPAREQIPHERLTQGASVKAVIARVEESTKSGAQVILSRSNADFLKALLRQEVPEIYEGTVEIKAVARDSKNRRAKIAVYSRDEKIDPVGACVGMKGARVQTIVRELGNERIDIVHWDENFDVFVQRSLAPASVLKMFPVPDTDRIVIIVDDENLAQAIGKGGQNVELAGRLVDRKLDVHGEQEWSQMDEEAKNNILAPNYEDERRMRAKRMDEDRKAKAAAVKKDVNA from the coding sequence ATGAAGAACGAACCGAAAGTAAACTTGCTCGACGTACTCAAGGAAGTCGTTGAAGACAAGAGTGTCGATGATTCCGTGATTTTGGACGCCCTCAAGAAGGCTCTTATTTCTGCGGCCCGCAAGTATCTGCACATCGAAAAGAAAATCAACGTCGATATCGACATGGAAACAAACGAAGTCCATGTGTTCTTGAATGTCGAAGTTGTCGATGACTATCCGGACTACGACCCGAACATGACTGCCGACGAAGTGGCTGAAATGGACGAAGGCTACATGCTCGTCGATGAAGCTCGCGACTTCAACGAAGATGCTCAGGCAGGCGACAGCCTTTATATGGAACTCCCGACCTCCTCCTTTGGTCGTCAGGCAATCCAGACTGCAAAGCAGCTCTTGACCCAGCACATCCGCAGTGCTGAATGCCAGCGCATCATGGACATTTACCGCAGCCGCATCGGTACGATTATCAACGGTACGGTACTTCGTTTGGAACAACGTAACGTTATTGTTGACCTTGGCAACAAGATTGAAGCTGAACTCCCGGCTCGCGAACAGATCCCGCACGAACGCTTGACTCAGGGCGCTTCTGTGAAGGCTGTGATTGCACGCGTGGAAGAATCTACGAAGAGCGGTGCTCAGGTTATTTTGTCTAGATCCAACGCTGACTTCCTCAAGGCTTTGCTCCGTCAGGAAGTTCCGGAAATCTACGAAGGCACTGTCGAAATCAAGGCTGTTGCCCGTGACTCCAAGAATCGTCGTGCAAAGATCGCTGTTTACTCTCGCGATGAAAAGATTGACCCGGTTGGCGCTTGCGTCGGCATGAAGGGTGCTCGCGTGCAGACGATTGTCCGCGAACTCGGCAACGAACGTATCGATATCGTTCACTGGGACGAAAACTTTGATGTGTTCGTTCAGCGTTCCTTGGCTCCGGCATCAGTCCTCAAGATGTTCCCGGTTCCGGATACGGACCGTATCGTGATCATCGTGGATGACGAAAACCTCGCTCAGGCTATCGGTAAGGGTGGCCAGAACGTGGAACTTGCCGGTCGTTTGGTGGATCGCAAGCTCGATGTTCATGGAGAACAGGAATGGTCTCAGATGGACGAAGAAGCCAAGAACAACATCCTCGCTCCGAACTATGAGGATGAAAGAAGAATGAGAGCGAAGCGTATGGACGAAGACAGAAAGGCAAAGGCCGCAGCTGTCAAGAAGGACGTGAACGCTTAA